A stretch of Episyrphus balteatus chromosome 2, idEpiBalt1.1, whole genome shotgun sequence DNA encodes these proteins:
- the LOC129912332 gene encoding uncharacterized protein LOC129912332: protein MSRIAVICANLKKYIKELHSICNDISSLLSYLKFVLLIQTKTTKMFKLFVAISTLCALAAARPGYLHGAPLHAPLLSYAPVVHPAPIIKVLPPAISHSSSTIVHGHPTIIHAPVIPAVKTIIAPAYHPAPLLSPYHGLHLGPHYH from the exons ATGAGTCGCATTGCAGTAATTTGTGCGAatctgaaaaaatatataaaagagcTGCATTCGATATGCAACGACATCAGTTCACTTTTGTCTTACCTCAAGTTCGTGCTtctaatacaaacaaaaacaacaaaaatgttcaaattg TTCGTGGCGATATCAACACTTTGCGCTTTGGCTGCAGCTCGTCCTGGATACCTGCATGGCGCACCTCTGCATGCTCCTCTATTAAGCTACGCTCCAGTGGTGCATCCAGCTCCCATCATCAAGGTTCTTCCGCCAGCCATCTCGCACTCGAGCTCAACAATTGTCCATGGCCATCCAACTATTATTCACGCACCAGTTATTCCAGCTGTGAAAACTATCATTGCTCCAGCTTATCATCCAGCTCCATTGTTGAGCCCATATCATGGTCTGCATTTGGGACCACATTATCATTAA
- the LOC129912331 gene encoding uncharacterized protein LOC129912331, giving the protein MFKLIVLSAVLAVAAARPGLLGLGATSILEPSVQVGSIVRTIPTAISHSSQTQVHSSPIVTPVLQPVIRTIAAPTIIRSAPILTAAPAQTIIRSAPILTAAPAQTIIKSAPILSAAPASILGSSTLLSTGGQILTAGSPLLGSDLGLGLGLGLKLH; this is encoded by the exons atgttcaaattg ATTGTATTGTCCGCTGTtcttgctgttgctgctgctcgTCCAGGTCTTCTAGGTCTAGGAGCTACTTCAATCCTTGAACCATCAGTTCAAGTTGGTTCGATTGTACGCACCATTCCAACAGCCATCTCACACTCTAGTCAAACCCAAGTTCACAGCAGCCCAATTGTTACTCCAGTTTTGCAGCCAGTCATTAGAACTATTGCAGCTCCAACCATCATTCGTAGTGCTCCCATCTTGACCGCTGCACCAGCCCAAACCATCATTCGAAGCGCTCCAATTCTTACCGCTGCACCAGCTCAAACCATCATTAAGAGTGCACCAATTCTGTCTGCTGCACCAGCTTCCATCCTTGGATCATCAACCCTTTTGTCAACTGGTGGACAAATCCTTACTGCCGGTTCTCCACTTTTGGGAAGTGATTTGGGTTTGGGCTTGGGTTTGGGATTGAAATTGCATTAG
- the LOC129912323 gene encoding alcohol dehydrogenase 1-like yields MEIARKNVAYIGGSGGIGSAMCKLFARKKVANLAILDLVECVNLIEEIKVINPSINVFYLKIDLRCKESIKTSLDEVVSKIGHIDIFINGSGLFNENDVELTVAVNLLGVIATTMAAMNLMDVLQGHQGGLIVNISSVAGLSPLSTTPVYGACKSGVVLFTRSMAEQSNLKKNGVSFLTICPGLTETPMLNQFTADSNSSFAYIIENIFSQIKKQTPDECAQSIMKAIETFNKNGAVYVCDVGEIEEITFPEYWVPQSL; encoded by the exons ATGGAAATCGCTAGAAAAAATGTAGCTTACATTGGCGGTAGTGGCGGAATTGGTTCGGCTATGTGTAAGCTTTTTGCCCGGAAGAAAGTCGCT aatcTTGCAATTCTGGATTTGGTCGAATGTGTCAATCTAATTGAAGAGATCAAAGTTATCAATCCATcaataaatgtattttatttaaaaatcgatCTTCGTTGCAAGGAATCTATTAAAACTTCCTTAGATGAGGTAGTGTCTAAAATTGGTCACATCGACATTTTCATCAATGGAAGTGGTCTGTTTAACGAAAATGATGTCGAACTTACTGTTGCAGTCAATTtg ttGGGAGTTATTGCCACCACAATGGCAGCTATGAATCTAATGGACGTTTTACAAGGACATCAAGGTGGATTGATTGTAAATATTTCGTCTGTTGCTGGACTCAGTCCTCTCAGCACAACACCAGTTTATGGTGCATGTAAATCAGGGGTTGTTTTATTTACACGTTCAATGGCA gaacaatctaatttgaagaaaaatggtgtatcatttttaacaatttgtccTGGACTTACAGAAACTCCAATGCTAAATCAATTTACTGCAGATAGCAACAGTTCATTTGCATATATTATTGAGAACATTTTCAGTCAAATTAAGAAACAAACTCCTGATGAATGTGCTCAGAGTATTATGAAAGCAATTGAAACATTCAATAAAAATGGTGCTGTATATGTTTGTGATGTTGGGGAAATTGAGGAAATCACTTTTCCAGAATATTGGGTCCCTCAAAGTTTGTAG
- the LOC129912322 gene encoding alcohol dehydrogenase 2-like — MDLTNKNVVYVGGCGGIGEAICRHLVQKKISNLAVLDVVEKPELIKAMKACNPSTNVFFVKLDISNKEKVVKCFDDLFAKLKHIDILFNGSGLCNEFKPEITVGVNLLGVMFCTMAFMEKSKGKKGGMVVNIASTGGLEPYPPTPIYSATKAGLVSYSRALADELNFNRHGISFICICPGMTPTGLIDQFTSDDLTPNSAAIKKNFVETTAQTCDQLAENVIEAVEENKNGTVYLCRYGKRSEVSFPGAEQFSVFQKPE; from the exons ATggatttaacaaataaaaatgtagttTACGTAGGAGGTTGTGGTGGAATTGGTGAAGCTATTTGCAGGCATCttgttcaaaagaaaatttcc AATTTAGCTGTTCTTGATGTAGTTGAAAAACCTGAGCTAATAAAAGCCATGAAAGCATGCAATCCTTCGACGAATGTTTTCTTTGTCAAGCTCGACATTAGCAACAAAGAAAAAGTAGTCAAAtgttttgatgatctttttgcCAAATTGAAACACATCGATATTTTGTTTAATGGAAGTGGATTATGCAATGAGTTTAAGCCTGAAATTACTGTTGGTGTCAATTTA cTAGGAGTTATGTTCTGTACAATGGCATTTATGGAAAAATCAAAAGGCAAAAAAGGTGGAATGGTTGTGAATATTGCTTCGACAGGTGGCTTAGAACCTTATCCACCAACTCCAATTTACAGTGCAACAAAAGCTGGTCTTGTTTCATACTCAAGGGCATTAGCA gaTGAATTAAATTTCAATCGTCATGGCATTTCATTCATTTGCATTTGTCCTGGAATGACTCCAACAGGACTTATCGATCAATTTACTTCTGACGATTTGACACCAAATTCAGCTGCTATTAAGAAGAATTTTGTGGAAACAACAGCTCAGACTTGTGATCAATTGGCTGAAAATGTTATCGAAGCTGTCGAAGAGAATAAAAATGGAACCGTTTACTTGTGTCGTTATGGTAAACGAAGTGAGGTTTCATTTCCAGGAGCTGAACAATTTTCTGTATTCCAAAAGCCTGAATAG
- the LOC129912325 gene encoding alcohol dehydrogenase 1-like: MDLNGKNVVYVGGCGGIGSETCKILVQKKVANLAVLDVVENAALIKQIASINPSSKVFFMKIDLLDRENIVKVFGEVISKMKTIDVLVNGSGICNEFRAEMPIGVNLLGLINSTQIAVDLMTKTQTKRGGLIVNIASTAGLDPFPLAPVYGATKAGVVSFTRAMADEVNFSRHGISFINICPGITTTTFMNQFTTEKNTPNSKATQKEFDEAKNQTPQDCAKNIVEAIEICKNGASYLCDLGKMTEVKFPVFWDVQK, encoded by the exons ATGGATTTAAATGGAAAGAATGTCGTTTACGTCGGAGGCTGTGGAGGAATAGGTTccgaaacttgcaaaattcttgTTCAAAAGAAAGTTGCG AATTTAGCAGTATTGGATGTTGTAGAAAATGCTgctttaattaaacaaattgcATCAATTAACCCTTCTTCCAAGGTCTTCTTCATGAAGATAGACCTTTTAGATCGAGAAAATATTGTCAAAGTTTTCGGTGAGGTTATCTCTAAAATGAAAACCATCGATGTTTTAGTCAATGGAAGTGGAATATGCAACGAATTTCGTGCAGAAATGCCTATCGGTGTTAATTTG TTGGGATTAATAAATAGTACCCAAATTGCTGTAGATTTGATGACCAAGACACAGACTAAACGTGGAGGACTAATTGTCAATATTGCTTCCACAGCTGGATTAGATCCATTTCCATTAGCTCCAGTTTATGGTGCTACAAAAGCTGGTGTAGTTTCATTTACTAGAGCAATGGCT gatGAAGTGAATTTCTCTCGACATGGTAtctcatttattaacatttgtCCTGGTATTACGACAACAACTTTCATGAATCAATTTACCACCGAAAAAAACACTCCAAATTCGAAGGCAACTCAAAAGGAATTCGATGAGGCTAAGAATCAAACCCCACAAGATTGTGCTAAGAATATTGTTGAAGCTATTGAAATATGCAAGAATGGTGCTTCGTATTTGTGTGATCTTGGTAAAATGACAGAGGTGAAATTTCCAGTCTTCTGGGACGTGCAAAAGTAG
- the LOC129912334 gene encoding A-kinase anchor protein 14-like: MFKFIVFFALIAVAIAKPGHLATHSVVEPAHVGSVVHSIPSAISHQSITRVHNSAHVAPIVAPVVKTYHVEPVVHAAPVVHAAPIVQAPVVHSAQVLHTSVHSAPVVHTAQAYHAAPVVHAAPVLHSSVLHAAPAYHHHH; this comes from the exons atgttcaaattc attgtattttttgctttaattgcTGTTGCTATCGCCAAGCCAGGACATTTGGCTACCCACAGTGTAGTTGAACCAGCTCATGTTGGATCTGTTGTACACTCAATACCATCAGCTATATCACATCAGTCTATCACTAGAGTTCACAATTCAGCTCATGTTGCTCCAATTGTAGCTCCAGTTGTTAAGACTTATCATGTCGAGCCAGTTGTTCATGCTGCACCTGTAGTTCATGCAGCTCCAATTGTTCAAGCTCCTGTTGTTCATTCAGCACAAGTTCTTCATACAAGTGTACATTCGGCTCCAGTTGTACATACAGCTCAGGCTTATCATGCTGCTCCAGTTGTTCATGCCGCTCCAGTACTTCATTCATCAGTACTTCATGCTGCTCCTGcttaccatcatcatcattga
- the LOC129912330 gene encoding histidine-rich protein PFHRP-II-like: protein MFKFIAIFAFATVAVAAPGHLATHSVVENVVVGASVHSAPSAVSHQSQTQYHSKSVVTPVLAPVVKSYVAAPVVHAAPVVHSAQVLSAAPVVHSVHHAAPVVHSAQVLSAPVVHSVHHSAPVVHTVHHSAPVVHTVHHAAPVVHSVHAVPHAISVHH, encoded by the exons ATGTTCAAATTc ATTGCCATCTTTGCTTTTGCCACTGTTGCTGTTGCAGCTCCAGGTCATCTTGCTACTCACTCTGTTGTTGAAAATGTTGTTGTTGGAGCATCAGTTCACTCAGCTCCAAGTGCTGTTTCTCACCAAAGCCAAACTCAATACCACAGCAAATCGGTTGTGACTCCAGTTCTTGCTCCAGTCGTTAAGTCTTATGTTGCTGCACCAGTTGTTCATGCTGCTCCAGTTGTACACTCTGCTCAAGTATTGTCTGCTGCTCCAGTTGTTCACTCTGTTCATCATGCTGCTCCAGTTGTTCATTCTGCTCAAGTTTTGTCAGCTCCAGTTGTCCACTCTGTCCACCACAGTGCTCCAGTCGTACACACTGTCCACCATTCCGCTCCAGTCGTTCACACTGTTCATCATGCTGCTCCAGTTGTACACTCTGTTCATGCTGTTCCTCATGCCATCAGTGTGCATCATTAA
- the LOC129912329 gene encoding A-kinase anchor protein 14-like: protein MFKFVALLALIAVAAAKPGHLATHSTVESAHVGSVVHSVPSAVSTQTFTRVHNSAVVSPVVAPVVKSYVAAPVVHSAPVVHSAPVVHSVHHAAPAVVHSAPLVHSSSVVHAAPAVHSVHAVHAAPIVQAVHSAPVVHAVHSAPVVHSVHAVPHSYTLHH from the exons atgttCAAATTC gtCGCACTTCTTGCTTTGATCGCTGTTGCTGCTGCCAAACCAGGACATCTGGCTACACACAGTACAGTTGAATCAGCTCATGTGGGATCAGTTGTTCATTCAGTGCCATCAGCAGTATCAACGCAAACATTTACGAGGGTGCACAATTCAGCTGTAGTATCACCAGTTGTTGCTCCAGTTGTTAAATCATATGTTGCTGCACCAGTCGTTCATTCAGCTCCAGTTGTTCATTCAGCTCCAGTTGTTCACTCCGTTCATCATGCTGCCCCAGCTGTAGTTCACTCTGCTCCACTTGTTCACTCTTCGTCAGTTGTACATGCTGCTCCAGCTGTTCATTCTGTTCATGCCGTTCATGCTGCTCCTATCGTTCAAGCTGTTCACTCTGCTCCAGTTGTTCACGCTGTTCACTCTGCTCCAGTTGTTCATTCAGTTCATGCTGTTCCTCATTCTTACACCCTCCATCATTAA
- the LOC129912338 gene encoding uncharacterized protein LOC129912338: protein MLMYLIYCVTLLLITTTTARSSYLGNLKVIEPLDAKAGVVIDTAPSVVYHQSYSQLNGKVVVTPSRGSGRSYNAPAVIPAVRDFQTVSVGHEYAAPSYGPVYRPGL from the exons aTGTTAATGTATTTA atttattgtgtGACACTATTATtaattacaacaacaactgcACGATCTAGTTACTTGGGAAATCTCAAGGTCATTGAACCATTAGATGCCAAAGCTGGCGTTGTGATAGATACAGCACCTTCAGTCGTCTACCATCAAAGCTATTCACAGTTGAATGGCAAAGTTGTAGTAACCCCATCTAGAGGGTCTGGACGTTCGTATAATGCCCCTGCAGTTATACCGGCTGTTAGAGATTTTCAAACTGTATCTGTGGGACATGAATATGCGGCACCATCTTATGGACCAGTATACCGGCCGGGCTTATGa